Genomic segment of Populus trichocarpa isolate Nisqually-1 chromosome 12, P.trichocarpa_v4.1, whole genome shotgun sequence:
ACCCTGTATGTGTTCTTCTGAACTTCATGGTCCAGATTTAGGAGCTTTTGGTCTTTGGCTTACCACGGAAAGGATTTCAATCATCTTTCCCTCCCTTAAATCCAGAGACTGTGAATCAGTGTTCAAATTTGTTGAATGACATGCTCCTGCATTTTACATTACAATCCATGCGTGCTGATTCCTGTTCATCCACTGAATTCTGATCAATGATTAATGCATCGTCCATTGTGGCCCTTCAGTCCAACGTTGTTTGGTGTCGTATATCACTTTGACAAGAGACGAAGTTAGTGAGAATTCCACAGAAGTACCACAATTGAAACAAGGAGAAATACAAGGACCACAGTAGAGGATATGGTAGTTGAGAGACCTTTTTCCTGAATTGGGAAGTAGTTGGGTGAACAGTACTGCATTTCAACTGTAAAGTTTCTGCTTTCTTACAGTGTCTTCTTTtcgtatttatttatttttgtgtctcTGTTTGAAATCATTGAGCTGGACATGCAATTCATTAGTTTGTCAATGTCGTCAAGCCCTCTTTCTCAATGCATTTGctccttgtttttctttctagagCCTTGACCTTGATTCTCTTTTAAAGAGTCCTGTACTAGGCAATGCTTTATACTGTCATGATGTTCCTACATTGCCAACATGATGAGCGGTCTTGTTTTCTGTTTACAGATATGACTTGAATAGTTCCACAGAAGAAAGAGAGATCATCAGAACCCAGAAAAGGTACCTTCTCCATACTCAATTTATAGATTCCAACTTGGAGATTCAGACtacttttgagtttttaattacaGATAATCTGATTGTTGTTATTTGAGTCCCAAAATATAAAGCCTTTCTGTCTCCCTTCAATTTCTATTCTCATggttcttttctttacaatctTTGGCTGCAGAAAGGAATATGAGAAATTCCGCAGACAGTGCAGGCGATTTCTCAAACGCATCAATGAGTGCTCCAAAGGAACTAGTGAAACAAGCTGTATTGAGGATAGTGGAAGTCCCACACAAGATTCTGACTCTTCAAGTTATGAAGATGTGGTTAGTGCTAGGGAGTCTCTTTCAAGCGAGGAAAGGAGTCCAGATGTTGAGGACTCTGATGACCCCTCCAGTGCATTGTTGGAAGGTGATGATGGTTCAGGTCAAGCCACAAACACTGATGCCTCTGCACTAAACACCGAGTCTTCTGACTCAGACTCTTCTGAAGACCCTGAAGTCATTCAGGCTTCCTCCTCATCTGAGGGCAGGGAAGAGAATGATCCTGATGTGCCTTTGAAAGAGAACATCTCTCCCTCTAGGGCTGATCTCCATCCAAACCAATGCTCTGGTGAAAATTTTGCCACGTGGCAGCGGATCATTCGTGTTGATGCAGTGCGAGCCAATTCTGAATGGATTCCGTATTCCCCATCGCAGGCAACAGTTTCAGAGTTAAGAGCATGCCGTGCTGCAGAGGCTGTTGGGTTGAAGGACTATGATCACCTGGAACCCTGCAGAGTTTTCCATGCTGCAAGACTAGTTGCTATTCTCGAAGCCTATGCAGTCTATGACCCTGAAATTGGGTATTGCCAGGGCATGAGTGATCTACTTTCCCCAATAATTGCAGTGGTCACAGAGGATCATGAAGCTTTCTGGTGTTTTGTGGGTTTCATGAGGAAGGCTAGGCATAATTTTAGGCTTGATGAAGTGGGGATCCGAAGGCAACTCAATATTGTTTCCAAGATTATAAAATGCAAAGACTCCCACCTCTACAGGCACTTGGAGAAGCTCCAGGCTGAGGAttgcttttttgtttatagGATGGTGGTTGTGCTGTTCAGGAGAGAATTGACATTTGAACAGACAATTTGCCTCTGGGAGGTGATGTGGGCAGATCAGGCAGCTATAAGGGCTGGTATTGGAAAGTCTGCATGGAGCAGGATAAGGCAGCGAGCACCACCAACAGAGGATTTATTGCTTTATGCTATTGCGGCTTCTGTGTTacagaaaaggaaattaatcaTTGAGAAATATAGCAGCACGGATGAGATCTTAAGGGAATGCAATAGCATGTCCGGGCAACTTGATGTATGGAAACTTCTCGACGACGCACATAATCTGGTGGTGAACCTTCATGACAAGATAGAGACACCCTTCTGATGACTGCTCATCGACCATTTTGTCGCCCATTTAtatgcttcaattttttttcaaggtctTTGTTCTGTGGAGATATTTCCAGCCTTCTTGTGCTCTGCTCCAAACATACCCTAAGGAGGTTATCCATCTTCAGCAATGCTGCTAGCTGCTCACTTTCAAGTCTTAGTTGAAGTGGCAAGTGGCATGCTTGAAAAGATTTATTTAGCTTTATATGCGATTCActtgaccatttttttttaatacagaaCACGATCTTCACAATCGTTGTCATATCGTATCAAGCAGGTGGGATCTGAATTTTCGATCAATGTGTACCATATTGAAAATGTTGATCATTCCCAAATTGTTTCCTCAACTAGGAGGGCATCATCTAATAGTTTCAAAAGCAAATTCAACCCAAACCAGATGGTGCCATTGTCCCAAATAGTTCGAAAATGTTGCAATTTCgctttagaaatttattcagaTTATTGCCGAGATAGTTCGAAAATGTGAAATTTATTCAGATATTGCAGAGATCCAGTTGAGACTTTTACACAACTTTTGAAAAGATTTTCACACCCATTGCAATGCCTTCGGTTTACAAGGTACCTCCTGATATCATGAAAACCAATATTTATCCCGTTGCTACAGAAAGAACAATGGAAAGAAAGTTTCAAAAGTGGAAAGCTCCTGTTTATCAACCAACAAAATCAGACATGTCCAGTTACCACTTACAAGTGACTAACTGTTCCAAATAAATACCAATGGGTTCAATTATGGACCCCTAGCTAACTTCAGCACAAACACAATGCAACGGaggaacaaaacaaaagagTGTTTTAAGAATTAAACTGATTGAATCCCCCATCTAACCCCTTAAAAAGATAGATATTGATAAATCATAGCCTCTATTCTTTTTTGGTGTAGGTTCGGACGGCAAGAGCCAAGCCCAAGATCAGGAGGGGCACGAGTAGCTGCAAGATCTTAATCAGAAACCCAGGCTTATCGTCTTTAGGGTTTGTTCCTCCCAAACCTGGTGCTACGTAGAGGCGTTTTGTTGGGACTGTTGTTACATCTACCTCACCAATGACATACTTTTCCATCATCTCTCTAGCATCATCGCTGTGACCCACATCTTCAAAATCGTTTGTTGCATCTTTCCCTGTAAAATAAATGAGAGAGTTCATGCAAGTAACTTGGAATAGGTGGTTGAATTTGGGTTTTTGTACTGTTAAGTAACACACAGAATGAGTTCAAGAGGGCAGGCTTGGTTCCTCTAAAAACTCTTCGTGCTAAAATTTAAGAGGTTTTACAGAACAGATATCAGAACCAACCTGTTGATGACAGCAAAACCTCATCGCCTCCGGGGTGATCATCCATGAACGAGGTGACATCATACACCTGAGTATAATGCTCAAAACttcaataaacaattaaaataaaaagaaacaaagaatcaAGTACAGATTCCATTGCAAACACACATTGGcgttatttttcatatcaatgaAAAAGAGTAGTGCGGGCAGTTCACATCCTACTGCAAAGAGTAATTACCATAACTCCAGTTTTCCATGCAAGAGATAAATTATCAGTGTATCACTAAGCAATCAGATATTGCACTGACAGATATTAAAAACAAGGTGAATGACCATATGTATTATGTACAGGCGTTACTCTTCCAAAATCATCATAGAAGACCTATCAAAGTGATTTTGCCAAATATAATGCAAGTTAGCTTCTCAAGGCCTTCCTCTTTACCCCTTCCATAAGGGAATTATTCTGTTACACACTTCACAAATTAATATGGGATCCAAGGTTGATACAAACCATGCGATGAGAGCGCACTGTAGCATTGCTTTGATAGGTTTAAAttgtgtttgggagtgtgacgagggttgtttttcaaaatacttttcgctcgaaaacatatcaaaataatgttttttgtttttttaaaaaaattatttttcacaactCACATGAAAACAatcttaaacataaaaaaaattcaataaatttttattttctaattttgacGAATACAGGTAAAACCGCGCAGCCAAACATAGCCTAAGTAATTTTTCCTTCCACAGAAGAGGTGGCACTTGGTTCATAAAGCATAATAAAGGAACAGACTTTGCAATTATAAGCATAAAAACAAACTTTCAGCTCTTAATCATGCAATAGAAACGATAGCAGAGGCaaagatttaattttcaattaagaaaaaaatccaaagaggCAAAACAAAAGGTCAAAGTTCCCATCTTGCAATCTCACACAaaattttctcagcaaccaaacagaatTTCCCTTCTTAGTCACAAAAGGtacaaaaaatgaaactttgAGAAGGAGATCTGACCTTGCCAGAGATAATAAGCCAGCAATCCTTGGTTTTGTTGTGCTTGGAAATCTCATCAAATAAGTAAACCTTTGAAGAAGCCATATCTTTCACAAATACTGATCACAAAACCACAAAAAGCATTCAAAACCCACAAATATCTACAACCAAAACCCTTCAGATTTccacaaaaaagaaagatccacataaaaaaaaggtaaaaaaagaagaagacccTTATTAATCACAGAAACCCATCACAAAAACAACGAAAGATCATCAAAACAGGCGATTAAGAATAtggctaaaaaaaaagacaccatGAAGAATCTATCTTGCTTACATGAAAGACGTCTTGTAACTTGTAAGATGCGGGAGGCTGCCTCTATCTCTTGGCTTTTGACAAAAGTTTATGGAGCTCTACTAACCTTGGATTATGCTttatagtattttataaaactCGAGAGAGTGGCAGCTGGCAAGACGACGAATCATGGTTTGGTGGACTCTCCCATTTTAGATGCCGTATTTAGAGATTGTACActatattagaaaaaacaaagaagcatAATTAGGatatgattaatttattaattcgaTGAATTAAGTAAGAAAATTTTTCCATCTTAATTTGCAACAAAGttagaaaaattacaaatgcTATGAATATTTGCGTGTGTCAGCCACTCAAGATTTGATTGCCGCATCCATACACATGAGATATGATAGTTTATGCTGCATAGTCCAGTATTCAATGAACTTAatgaaagtttttaatttttaattttaaacttataaattaaaaaatatatttttctttataaatcatTGGAGGGGAAAATTAGATCTGAGTTTATATGTAAATTAGTTTGAAAATaccatgatataaaaaataatggtagAAAAGATTTTGTATTATACAATCaacctctataaattaatatttttggagtCAACCTTTTCTCCTGGGAACGCAGAGTAGACAAaaccattaattaaaaaacaattaagaatcCTTAAGTTTTTGTTTAGATATAGGTGTGGTTTGTAACagcttttaaaatttatgtttttagattattttgatatatttaatattaaaaataataaaaatattattatgatgaattttaataaaaaaatacttttaaaaaaattagcatcctaataaaaaataataaaatttggaattttttgaaattggtAGAATCCAATGagtaaagaaattaatttgatgagGAAAGAACTAAAAAGAATGATATCAAATAATTCATTTCAAGAGAATTGTCTTGTGACGAAAGATGCCAATTTGTTGTTTGGTATTGCAAGGTGGAAAGGTTGTTGTATATAATTTGGTGTATGTTTGTGttgcaaaaatatatataaaaaaacactaattaatttcaacataAAGATTACTTGCATTACtaaactatttgtttttgtgttttaaaaattttttaaaaaaaattatatttttttttattttttttacttcaaattaatatttttttgtatttttagattattttgatgcactgatgtcaaaaataatttttaaaaaataaaaaaaatattattttaatacatttccgagtgaaaaacattttaaaaaacaaccgcaaccacacttccaaacacgcttatattaatttattgcaaTCAAGAAACATTATGACcatgtgattttaattttaagagtaagaaaaaaaaaccctattcaCTTACCCTAACTTGCCTCTAAAGGTTGATCTATTCTAAAGTATTAAGTTCTAGGCTTCTAGCTGcattaatgtttaatttaatgagatatactgtttttaaaaaatatcttaatttaattaaaatagatatttttatcaacaataaaattatttttgttttgcattatcAAAACTTTTCTTGAGACTAATTTTATACGAATTAATTAcccaaattatatattttgtataatttttgttaaaccTACTTTGGTATTGTCAAGACTTTTCTTAGGTCTAATTTTATCTagttaattaagatttattaaggagttttgagtaaaaaaacaatttaatgggGGTTAggggataaaataataatttaggtCACCTAAATTATCcgaaatataatttaaagaataaagagTTATTTCATGTCAAAGAATGTGagacatttttaaataaatcaaaaaaatctttgaaatgGAAAATATTTATCCAAATTTCTTAAaacccaaccaaaaaaaaaaattcttacattttaaaaatggaccaaaaataacttttaaacagttgggaaaataaaaaagaaccaaGAAAAGCTTGTCAAAAAATACCTATAGAAAAGAAGGCTGTGGGCCTCACGGTGAGAAAAGCATATCTACAAGTTATAGACTATGGAACCTGTGGCTGCCGTGAAACAATTCATAATTTCCAAGTTGCATCTACAAACTCCCGCAGCTCACAGCCCGCAGCTCAGAGTCGCCTTATAGCCAGACTTCTGAAagagttgttattttttaagtattttttatttaaaaatatattaaaataatatttttttattttttaaaaattaattttaaaattaacacattaaaataatttaaaacatataaaaaattaatttttaacaaaaataattttgaaattttaacaaatatgacctgcgtttccaaacgctctttaaccaaattttgaaattttaacaaatatggCCTGCATTTCCAAACGCTCTTTAACCAAATTCATTGgctgtttgtttgattttgtattttaaaaattttaatatttttattttattttaaattaatatttttttaatatttttaagttgttttaatattaaaaataattttttaaaaataaaataatactattttaattacaaaaactttATAATCAATTGGCCGGCAGTGCCGTGGACAATGAACCTCACAACTTGACCTCATGATATGATATGGGCAGCCGCTTACCATGCAGGATTGTCCAATATATTAATCAATTCTTTTCAATGGCTTTGAATGAAGGCTGAAGAGATTGTTTAAATTATAATGCATAGTTCTATAAACTCCATCACATCTGATTTGGTGTGTTAATTTAAAGCTTTACTTAAAAATTcagttaatttgattaaattagagtcagatttgtccATCTcaactttgatttatttatttttattttgtgtctgaaatgatattatttggaggttttattttttcaaaacaaattcatttcaaaaaaagaaattaaaataatatcatgaatGATAAAAGCCACCACCATCTAAATTCAGCCTCATGTCAAAGTCTTGgcatgaattaatttattaatttttcatgtccCATTGTCATCTATTCTGCTATATATTTTCCTATTCTCTTATGCCCTTTCCCCCCTCCTTGAATAGATCTTTGTATCACATCACAAACCAAAAGTCTAaccctatttttttatccatgaaATTCAATCTTGATAgcttgagtttttgtttttttttccagaaattaATTTTTGCATGTTAAATACCGTTCGAGATCTTTGAGTAGATATTTTTGATTCATTCATGAGAAAATTCATTCATTCCTCGCATATTTTCTAagagtatttaaaaatataatatgtattttttaaagtgtttttaacttaaaaatatattaaaataatatatattttattttttaaaatttatttttaataacagtaTATtgaaacgatctaaaaatatttaagaaataatttgaataagaaaactttttaaatttcgATGAAAAACAGGTTTTCATTTCTATCCAGTATATCAAATAGGCACGAAGTTACATATGTTCTCCATTCAGCAAAGATGAACATGACCAATCTTGCTGTCCATTTGTCTCACCTCTTGTACATGTTTCCATTTCCTATCAGGTGTCACCAACCCCAGAAAAGTTGTGTGGATCTGAGCGAAGAACAGAGCATAAATGATAAAACCCTGGCTAAAACTGAAGCTGAAAAATAAGTGATGCTTCAAATGGGACACTGTTTGGAGAGAGCTGAACATTGGTGTCAGCTCAAGTAACTCTATTAGAGCTAAACTGTTTATATTATGCTATTTGACTACAGGATTATTATTACTCTACAGAGCAGCTTAGCTATAAAATTTGCTCTTCTGGTGTTAAAATTGGAAACCTCTCCAACATAGCTATACTTGTCTGATTCTGCAACCAATACTGCATGTTTGATTAGTTTTAGTTGGTTGCCAGGAAGCTCATGCAGATCGGAGGACGGATTTTGGCTAAAGCAAGGATTGATGAAGGAAGAATCCACAGCCCATCTCCACAGATCAAGCCAGAGGCCACGGCAGGAACCATCAAGCTTGCCTTTCTGCTGTTTAGCTTGTGCCAAGCGAACACAACCAAACTCCCCACACACATATCAATTGCGAAGTAGGCTCCAACGAGGAAAGGCACTGCCATAGCCATTGGGAGAGGAACATATTTCCCAATATTGTTGGGAGAAAGATCTCTCGACAAGTTGGCCAGTATAGCAAAGGCGAAAAAAACCATAGCAAAGCTGCAAGCAGTGCTGGGGAAGGGCAGAGAAGCCTTCAACACCAAGAATTGCCATGTTTCTATAGATAATGGCATAGGGAGCTTTGTATTCACCATCGGGGTTTCCGACATCAAAAGCCTTGTAGAAGAGGAAGAACGTGACCGGAGCTACAACACAGCCTATGACAGTCCCAATGGCCTGGCTAAGAAGCATTGATCTAGGAGAAGTGAGAGTGAGATGACCAGTCTTGAAATCATGCATCAAATCAGAAGAGATGGAAACAATGGATTTAATCAGGCCACAGCCCACCAGTCCTGCAACTACACCGTTGTTTTTACCTGCCAAGGCTGCGAGTAAAAAGAGGGCCACCTTTCCATAATTGTAAGCCATGTTCATGTCAGTTAGACCAGCCCCATAAGCATTGCAGAAGCTAAGAGAGGGAGCTAGAATGTAGGCAACAACTACATAGTACCACTTTAGCTCCGGAAACATGAAAGGGATGGCAATGATGGCAATGATGGAGAAGGTGATGTACCCTAAACATGCTACCCAAAGAGGGATGCCCTCTCTTAAGAAGATTTCATTTCTTTGAAGATCATCAAGAGCTTGATTTTTGTCTTCTGCAATTGCAAGTGGAAAACGATATTAATGAAGTTTCTATGACGAACTCAACGTTATCAAAACGGGGCTTATCAACATTAGCATGTCACTGGTTGCAGCACATCAAATTACAGAATATAAGAGCATTCCGAAAATCACCAAGaaattagaaatgaaaattCCTGAAGTCTCTGGTCAGGTCAATGGAGGTCTTTTTAGCTATAGTATGGGGGAGCTGTAACCGGAAAGGGAAGATTTAGCTATGCAATATGCTGGACATAAGTAACATGATGAACAAAATAACATCAACTCACCTGTTTTGAGTTTGTTAGCTTTTGCTCTAGCACGCATACTCCTGGCAGTGAAATAGAGTATCTTGAGAAAATTGTAGAGGCCATCTCCTAGGATCAgagaaatagaaatgaaaacctgcaacaaaaatgaatttctttaaGACTTATTTCAGCAAAAACCACTTGCACCGAGGAATGCGTGGGGGAATCTACTGAAGagattgagctaaaatttcTTAATTGCAGACCTTGTAGCCATTTAGACTCTTCATACTACTTTCTGATAAAGTTGAAGGGAACCACTCTCCTTTAAGCCCACCTATCAACGGCCACATTAATCCCCACGAAAGCACTGCTCCGAGAAGCAAAGACAAATTCACAAGATGGGAACAGATCATTCCCGCACCAATATAAGTCATGCTGAAATCGAAGTAAAACCTGCCAAATTCAATTTCTCTAATCAATTATGATGGAAGAATCAATCACAAGCAGGCCCACaacatgtggaaaaaaaaatagccaagCACTCACGAATTTTTCCGAGCTTTCAACCCCAACGCAGGGAACTGAGAAAATCCACATTTTTCTCCACCAGAATAGAACCACTGAAAGAAAGCCCACAGGAAACTTAATGAAAAGAACTTCATGAACCCATGCACCTGTTTCCTGCAAGgttatggttttcttttttgagttgTTTCGTACTCAACTTCTATCTAGTGCTAAATCAGCAAGAATCGGGAACAAGACTCATGCTTACCTAGCCATCTTGTCTCCTGTAGGAGTGTGGAACCCATTGATGAGAACTGCAGTTGCAGTTCCACTTGGATAACTCAATTTGTAATCTATTATCATGATCTGGGGCAGCAAAAAATGCATGATCAGAGACCAATTCAAGCTTCATAAGTAACATACAGAAGAAGTCGAGATCATTGTCGATTAAGATTCAAATGAAGTTGCAAACTTGCAATCATCAATTCATGAAGAATTACCTCTAGAACACCAGCACTAAACAATCGATTcatcaagaaaattgaagaaaacatatTACCTTTCGCAGAGGAACTAGAGCAAGTAGCCCAACGAAGCTGCTTACAAAGAGGAAACCAGTCATCCAACCAATCCCAGGTTCCTTAGTGCTCCCAGGAGTATTCCCCTCTGTATCAACCCCTGCTTGCTCATATGTCTTCCTATTCAAACCCAGTAGATAAGATCCAAAACCACCTGCAATTCAATAAACAAATCACAATTCGGCacacatattaaaatgattagcAAAATTTGTTCAAAATATAAACAACACATGAGATCAAAGTCTCAAACCTCCAACAGCAATGCTATAACAAGCAACAGCACAAGTTTGAACTATGGTATTCTCTTGTCGGGTAAAGGGACTGGTTACAATTCCAGCCTTTGAGAGGAGCTTAGTCCATGTTCTGAGGAACACAAATGCAAGAAGAGCAGCAGAGACATTGAGATTTGGGACTAGACCAGTGGTGAGATTCAGCTTCATGACTATAACACTGTATATGATCCCAATTGCTATGCTAGCAACAATTCCCCTAACTGTAATCTGTTGAGTCCATGGAGCAATCCTCTTGATATCCTCTGGCTCATCTCTAACTTCTTCCATGCCTTCTCCCCCAACCCTCTCAATCTCTTTCATTTCTTCCATGTTCATATTCATCACAATCTTCTCACTAATACAATCAACAAACCAAACTCATCATCTTGAATCCAATAGAATGATTTATAGAAGCTAAACACACATCAAGAAAATCTgataaaactacaaaaaataaaaaattgaataaaacataaCGTCATGAATTATATTACCTTATAAGCCTCCTCCTTTTTCTtgctcctcttcttctttcgaCCACAGCTTCAAAAAGCACCCGAAGAATCCAACTTCCTCAGTCAACTACTAACAAGTCTCCATCAATCAATACAAGTAGATGCAAGAGCATATAGTTTCCTTCAGAAAGACAACAAAACATTCAAATCAACACATGGGCAAGGGCCAGCCTCTAAGTTGACTTAAGGAAACTCTCCAAGAAAAACAGACGACAACAGACAAACATGATTCGAGGCCTTCAAGAGAAGCCCAAAAACCATAAAGATTGCTGCTTCCAATGCAATAATCAAGAGCAATAAATGCCAAGCCAAGAGAACAAAAACCAAACTTCTTATATgggaaaaaaacacagcaaaatttttcttatttatactaAATTCAAGCACCACCAGCCCACCCACCAGCATTTTCTATGTACTGCAAAGAAGTACAAGGCAAGGCTGCGTTGTAGTACAACACCTATCAGAGCTCCAACGACGGCTGCTATACATTTGAACAGATGTCAGGTTCATAATTTTGATCCTCGTCTCGTTGACTTATCAGCACCACTTTTCACTCTCTCTTCATCCTTGTAGTACAGATATAGAGCGAAGAAAAGTGGGCAATCGTAAGCATAAAATTGCTTAAAGTGAAAAGCACAAAAAGCAAGAAATGGAACTGCTAACTGGCTTGAACTGGCTACTTCACTTGAAAGTGCCTTCCCTTTACAGTCATAACATGTGTGTGGCAAGTTAAGAGTGCATTTTGGTCCCTCTACTCTTATTTCCCTTATTTTATCACCTTTTGTCTTGATATCATTCTctttattatattctttatttttagtcaaCTTTAACCTAGCAGTTAGACACCTCAATCCCAACCTAACTTGTTTGGATTAGAACCCAAAGACTGCTTCGTTAAAGATTGAGATTTATTTAATCAACTATTGTACTATACTAGGGAATGACGTCGTTTAATACTAAACATTTTCAATAGGATGTTCTCTTATCCCacgcataagaaaaaaaaatgttactagGGATTAATTGTTAAGGGgttatattgaagaataaaatagtataaggatcaaattaagataaaatgtATAGTGGAAGGATCAAAAAAGACAACATTAGCAAAAGGCGTGTGGCCAAAACATGTCAAAGTCAGTTAACCAGAGGAAAAAGGCCAGTTTTGAGgccaataatataaaaatcctaaaaaaacgATTGATGATTGATGTAAGAGAGAGATATCATTTGGATGGTGTGGTGGGCCCCAGAAATGGTGGGGATGGTATTCATCGAGTGCTAATTTTATCAACCTTTAGATGGGACCACTATTTCTGACCATTAATTTCCTTCCAGTTTATAAGATAATGTGATAAGAAtcgttattttaaaaaaattatgttttgaattttaaaaaaaaattatttttttaatgttttttttattttttatgtgttaatataaaaataaattttaaataataaaaaatatattattttaatatattttcaaataaaaaataattttaaaataactgttaaaataataataggtaGGCAATGACATGGTTTGTTAAATATGATTCTTTTCATGCTACTTGGAATTTATGCAGGTTtaccattataaaaaataaattttaaaaaataaaaaatattattttaatatatttttaaaaataattattataataatattgatcttactaaatttaagataatattgttttaagatttttttatagaaaaaagttaaaacgTTATCAACTTCACTGGATTTAGTGTAATATATATAGGAAATTGTTTTTAGTAAATTAGAGTAggtcataaaaatttaatttattggtaGATGGAATAAACTACACgagaatttataatttgattgat
This window contains:
- the LOC7496438 gene encoding rab GTPase-activating protein 22 isoform X1; its protein translation is MKTLKRSPTSPSSSNSSSPPSSSSSLSSSSWIHLRSILFVVNSSSPAYCSSSSSSDRGRLKSPWSRRKRKRALTPRQWKSLFTSDGKPRDGGVKFLKKVRSGGIDPCIRAEVWPFLLGVYDLNSSTEEREIIRTQKRKEYEKFRRQCRRFLKRINECSKGTSETSCIEDSGSPTQDSDSSSYEDVVSARESLSSEERSPDVEDSDDPSSALLEGDDGSGQATNTDASALNTESSDSDSSEDPEVIQASSSSEGREENDPDVPLKENISPSRADLHPNQCSGENFATWQRIIRVDAVRANSEWIPYSPSQATVSELRACRAAEAVGLKDYDHLEPCRVFHAARLVAILEAYAVYDPEIGYCQGMSDLLSPIIAVVTEDHEAFWCFVGFMRKARHNFRLDEVGIRRQLNIVSKIIKCKDSHLYRHLEKLQAEDCFFVYRMVVVLFRRELTFEQTICLWEVMWADQAAIRAGIGKSAWSRIRQRAPPTEDLLLYAIAASVLQKRKLIIEKYSSTDEILRECNSMSGQLDVWKLLDDAHNLVVNLHDKIETPF
- the LOC7496438 gene encoding rab GTPase-activating protein 22 isoform X2 — translated: MLITSNNIPGGGIQLSDGGGGFWSELLVATPPSITTVAFTALAGTALFAALLYTTSRGRLKSPWSRRKRKRALTPRQWKSLFTSDGKPRDGGVKFLKKVRSGGIDPCIRAEVWPFLLGVYDLNSSTEEREIIRTQKRKEYEKFRRQCRRFLKRINECSKGTSETSCIEDSGSPTQDSDSSSYEDVVSARESLSSEERSPDVEDSDDPSSALLEGDDGSGQATNTDASALNTESSDSDSSEDPEVIQASSSSEGREENDPDVPLKENISPSRADLHPNQCSGENFATWQRIIRVDAVRANSEWIPYSPSQATVSELRACRAAEAVGLKDYDHLEPCRVFHAARLVAILEAYAVYDPEIGYCQGMSDLLSPIIAVVTEDHEAFWCFVGFMRKARHNFRLDEVGIRRQLNIVSKIIKCKDSHLYRHLEKLQAEDCFFVYRMVVVLFRRELTFEQTICLWEVMWADQAAIRAGIGKSAWSRIRQRAPPTEDLLLYAIAASVLQKRKLIIEKYSSTDEILRECNSMSGQLDVWKLLDDAHNLVVNLHDKIETPF
- the LOC7496439 gene encoding cytochrome b5: MASSKVYLFDEISKHNKTKDCWLIISGKVYDVTSFMDDHPGGDEVLLSSTGKDATNDFEDVGHSDDAREMMEKYVIGEVDVTTVPTKRLYVAPGLGGTNPKDDKPGFLIKILQLLVPLLILGLALAVRTYTKKE
- the LOC127903895 gene encoding LOW QUALITY PROTEIN: metal-nicotianamine transporter YSL3-like (The sequence of the model RefSeq protein was modified relative to this genomic sequence to represent the inferred CDS: deleted 1 base in 1 codon), with the translated sequence MNMNMEEMKEIERVGGEGMEEVRDEPEDIKRIAPWTQQITVRGIVASIAIGIIYSVIVMKLNLTTGLVPNLNVSAALLAFVFLRTWTKLLSKAGIVTSPFTRQENTIVQTCAVACYSIAVGGGFGSYLLGLNRKTYEQAGVDTEGNTPGSTKEPGIGWMTGFLFVSSFVGLLALVPLRKIMIIDYKLSYPSGTATAVLINGFHTPTGDKMARKQVHGFMKFFSLSFLWAFFQWFYSGGEKCGFSQFPALGLKARKNSFYFDFSMTYIGAGMICSHLVNLSLLLGAVLSWGLMWPLIGGLKGEWFPSTLSESSMKSLNGYKVFISISLILGDGLYNFLKILYFTARSMRARAKANKLKTEDKNQALDDLQRNEIFLREGIPLWVACLGYITFSIIAIIAIPFMFPELKWYYVVVAYILAPSLSFCNAYGAGLTDMNMAYNYGKVALFLLAALAGKNNGVVAGLVGCGLIKSIVSISSDLMHDFKTGHLTLTSPRSMLLSQAIGTVIGCVVAPVTFFLFYKAFDVGNPDGEYKAPYAIIYRNMAILGVEGFSALPQHCLQLCYGFFAFAILANLSRDLSPNNIGKYVPLPMAMAVPFLVGAYFAIDMCVGSLVVFAWHKLNSRKASLMVPAVASGLICGDGLWILPSSILALAKIRPPICMSFLATN